In Pirellulales bacterium, the following proteins share a genomic window:
- a CDS encoding cytochrome c oxidase subunit 3 family protein, with protein MDRVGETTTATLEPAVRPHALLGEQYADLEQQHHAATTGMWVFLATEVMFFGTLFVALSVYRYWYGEAFERTSERLNWQIGCINTLVLLVSSFTIVMAVRYAQLGRRKPVVRCLGLTAALGLLFLVFKGIEYYLDYRESLIPDWKFDPQEWTAEFGLAADQVPQVKLFLTFYWIMTLFHALHVTIGICAVLVMMLLAARGRFSPEYYSPVEVTALYWHFVDIVWIFLLPMLYLLGTHSLERWKL; from the coding sequence ATGGATCGCGTCGGCGAAACGACGACGGCCACGCTCGAGCCGGCGGTGCGTCCCCACGCATTGCTCGGAGAGCAGTATGCGGACCTCGAGCAGCAACATCATGCCGCCACGACTGGCATGTGGGTGTTCCTGGCCACCGAGGTAATGTTCTTCGGCACCCTGTTCGTCGCCTTAAGCGTGTACCGATATTGGTACGGCGAGGCGTTTGAGCGGACTAGCGAGAGACTCAATTGGCAAATCGGCTGCATTAACACGTTAGTTCTGCTCGTCAGCAGCTTCACGATTGTCATGGCCGTTCGCTACGCGCAGCTCGGCCGGCGTAAACCTGTGGTGAGATGCCTGGGATTGACGGCTGCGCTGGGACTTCTGTTTCTCGTCTTCAAGGGCATCGAGTACTACCTCGATTATCGAGAAAGCCTGATTCCCGACTGGAAGTTTGACCCGCAGGAGTGGACCGCCGAGTTCGGTCTGGCGGCGGATCAGGTTCCACAGGTGAAGCTGTTTCTCACCTTTTATTGGATCATGACCTTGTTTCACGCGTTGCACGTCACGATCGGCATTTGTGCAGTACTGGTCATGATGCTGCTAGCCGCGCGCGGTCGTTTTTCGCCCGAGTATTATTCTCCGGTCGAGGTCACGGCGCTGTACTGGCATTTCGTCGATATCGTGTGGATCTTTCTGTTGCCGATGCTCTATCTGCTCGGCACACATTCTCTGGAACGTTGGAAATTGTGA
- a CDS encoding cytochrome C oxidase subunit IV family protein, which translates to MSARVLSVGVYATVLLVLLALTVLTVSVSFLPLSGGAHIAAGLTIGLVKASLVALVFMHVISSPRLTWIVIVVALFWLVLLFGLIFCDYATRGLITSMPGH; encoded by the coding sequence ATGTCCGCTCGCGTGCTATCCGTCGGCGTGTATGCGACCGTGCTGCTGGTTCTGCTAGCGCTGACCGTGCTGACGGTCAGCGTATCGTTCCTTCCGCTGAGTGGCGGGGCACACATTGCGGCCGGCCTGACGATTGGGCTGGTCAAGGCGTCGTTGGTGGCGCTAGTCTTCATGCATGTCATCAGCAGTCCGCGGTTGACGTGGATCGTGATCGTTGTCGCCCTCTTTTGGCTCGTGCTGCTGTTCGGCCTGATTTTCTGCGATTACGCCACGCGAGGCTTAATTA